In Sphingobacterium sp. PCS056, the following proteins share a genomic window:
- a CDS encoding LacI family DNA-binding transcriptional regulator: MAKTTLKDISKALNISISTVSKALSDSYEISEKTKKMVQDYAAEMNFSVNKVAQSLKIGKTNTIGVIVCAINNTFIAEILDGIQKASIETGYDIIIMQSREDVLVEKSCIEVLNSRGIDGLLISPVSETSNINLLKELQENQKPVVIFDRTVNQLKTDKVGVNNFDGAYQATKHLLEQGRTNILHITGHQLGVSKDRLNGYKEALREFEIPLKPYYFIECNIQDTEILDKQIKSAIQKTLNAEHKLNAIFGATDVITTRTLGILAELNIRVPEEIAVIGFSNISIPDSLNPALSRIKQPASEIGHTAMKKLIYLIKHPHYTDFETIELENTIEIRRSSLLA, translated from the coding sequence ATGGCCAAGACTACCCTCAAAGATATCTCTAAAGCACTCAATATTTCAATCTCCACGGTCTCCAAAGCATTATCCGATAGTTACGAAATAAGTGAAAAAACCAAAAAGATGGTTCAGGACTATGCTGCTGAGATGAATTTTAGCGTCAATAAAGTGGCTCAAAGTCTAAAAATTGGCAAAACCAATACCATTGGAGTTATTGTATGTGCTATAAACAACACCTTTATCGCTGAAATATTAGATGGGATTCAAAAGGCTTCAATAGAAACGGGCTATGATATCATCATTATGCAGAGTAGGGAAGATGTACTTGTGGAAAAATCTTGCATTGAAGTATTAAACTCCAGAGGTATCGACGGACTCTTAATCTCTCCTGTAAGCGAAACATCAAATATAAATCTATTAAAGGAATTGCAAGAGAATCAAAAACCTGTCGTTATCTTCGATAGGACCGTCAATCAATTAAAAACAGATAAAGTTGGAGTGAATAATTTTGATGGGGCATATCAAGCTACTAAACATCTATTAGAACAAGGCCGCACCAATATCCTTCATATTACTGGACATCAACTGGGGGTATCAAAAGATAGACTTAATGGATATAAAGAAGCATTACGAGAATTTGAAATTCCATTAAAACCTTATTATTTTATTGAATGCAATATCCAAGATACAGAAATACTGGACAAACAAATAAAAAGTGCGATTCAAAAAACTTTAAATGCTGAACATAAATTAAATGCCATATTTGGAGCTACCGATGTCATCACGACGCGAACACTAGGAATATTAGCAGAACTTAATATTAGAGTTCCTGAAGAAATAGCCGTAATTGGATTTTCCAATATTTCCATTCCAGACTCTTTAAACCCTGCATTAAGCAGAATTAAACAACCCGCTAGCGAAATCGGTCATACTGCCATGAAAAAACTAATATACCTAATCAAGCATCCGCACTATACTGATTTTGAAACAATCGAATTGGAAAATACAATAGAAATAAGAAGATCAAGCCTATTAGCTTGA